From Streptomyces zhihengii, the proteins below share one genomic window:
- a CDS encoding response regulator transcription factor, translating into MEQTHTTHNGVAATPGAQRRVLVVEDDATIVDAIAARLRAEGFLVQTALDGPAAVDAAEAWQPDLMVLDVMLPGFDGLEVCRRVQAQRPVPVLMLTARDDETDMLVGLGVGADDYMTKPFSMRELAARVHVLLRRVERAALAAVTPRSGILRLGELEIDHAQRRVRVRAEDVHLTPTEFDLLVCLANTPRAVLSREQLLAEVWDWADASGTRTVDSHIKALRRKIGAERIRTVHGVGYALETPAP; encoded by the coding sequence ATGGAGCAGACACACACCACGCACAACGGCGTCGCGGCCACGCCAGGAGCCCAGCGCCGGGTGCTCGTCGTCGAGGACGACGCCACGATCGTCGATGCCATCGCGGCACGCCTGCGGGCCGAGGGCTTCCTGGTCCAGACGGCGCTCGACGGCCCCGCCGCAGTCGACGCCGCCGAGGCGTGGCAGCCCGATCTGATGGTGCTCGACGTCATGCTGCCCGGCTTCGACGGCCTGGAGGTCTGCCGCCGGGTGCAGGCCCAGCGCCCCGTACCGGTGCTGATGCTCACCGCGCGTGACGACGAGACGGACATGCTGGTCGGACTGGGCGTCGGCGCCGACGACTACATGACCAAGCCGTTCTCGATGCGCGAGCTCGCCGCCCGGGTGCACGTCCTGCTGCGCCGTGTCGAGCGCGCCGCCCTCGCCGCCGTCACCCCGCGCAGCGGCATCCTGCGCCTGGGCGAGCTGGAGATCGACCACGCACAGCGCCGGGTGCGGGTGCGGGCCGAGGACGTCCACCTGACGCCGACCGAGTTCGACCTGCTGGTGTGCCTGGCCAACACCCCGCGCGCCGTCCTCTCCCGCGAGCAGCTGCTCGCGGAGGTCTGGGACTGGGCCGACGCCTCCGGCACCCGGACCGTCGACAGCCACATCAAGGCGCTGCGCCGGAAGATCGGCGCGGAGCGGATCCGCACCGTCCACGGTGTGGGCTACGCCCTGGAGACGCCGGCGCCATGA
- a CDS encoding HAMP domain-containing sensor histidine kinase, which produces MSGRPRGGLRRRLGTRSLTISIKTKLSTLVVVSVLITTGLMLMAFHSKTEVRFITIFTMIATLLITQFVAHGLTAPLDEMTKVARGISHGDYTRRVRGADRRDELGDLASTINRMADDLEAVDRNRKELVANVSHELRTPIAALRAVLENVVDGVSAADPETMRTALKQTERLGRLVETLLDLSRLDNGVLPLRARRFEVWPYLSGVLKEANLASSQRGLASGSGHHTRTDVHLHLDVSPPELTAHADAERLHQVVANLIDNAVKHSPPHGRVTVRARRGFGRESLDLEVLDEGPGIPEQERHRVFERFNRGQVAAPHGPGSDGGTGLGLAIARWAVDLHGGRIGVAESARGCRIRVTLPGEPAPRG; this is translated from the coding sequence ATGAGCGGGCGGCCGCGCGGCGGGCTGCGCAGGCGGCTGGGCACCCGATCCCTCACGATCTCGATCAAGACCAAGCTGAGCACGCTGGTCGTCGTCTCGGTCCTGATCACCACCGGTCTGATGCTGATGGCGTTCCACAGCAAGACCGAGGTGCGGTTCATCACCATCTTCACGATGATCGCCACGCTGCTGATCACCCAGTTCGTGGCGCACGGCCTGACCGCGCCGCTGGACGAGATGACCAAGGTCGCCCGGGGCATATCGCACGGCGACTACACCCGCCGGGTGCGCGGCGCCGACCGGCGCGACGAGCTGGGCGACCTCGCGTCGACCATCAACCGCATGGCCGACGACCTGGAGGCGGTGGACCGCAACCGCAAGGAGCTGGTCGCCAACGTCTCGCACGAGCTGCGCACGCCGATCGCCGCGCTGCGCGCCGTGCTGGAGAACGTGGTCGACGGGGTGTCCGCGGCCGATCCGGAGACCATGCGCACCGCGCTGAAGCAGACGGAGCGCCTGGGCCGGCTGGTGGAGACACTGCTGGACCTCTCCCGGCTGGACAACGGGGTGCTGCCGCTGCGGGCCCGCAGGTTCGAGGTGTGGCCGTACCTGTCGGGGGTGCTGAAGGAGGCCAACCTGGCGTCCTCGCAGCGCGGGCTCGCCTCCGGCTCGGGCCACCACACGCGCACGGACGTGCATCTGCACCTGGACGTCTCGCCCCCGGAGCTGACCGCGCACGCGGACGCCGAGCGGCTGCACCAGGTAGTGGCGAATCTCATCGACAACGCGGTGAAGCACTCGCCGCCGCACGGCCGGGTCACGGTCCGCGCCCGGCGGGGCTTCGGCCGGGAGTCGCTGGACCTCGAAGTGCTGGACGAGGGGCCGGGCATCCCGGAGCAGGAACGGCACCGGGTCTTCGAGCGGTTCAACCGGGGCCAGGTCGCCGCGCCGCACGGGCCGGGCAGCGACGGCGGCACGGGGCTCGGGCTGGCGATCGCGCGCTGGGCGGTGGATCTGCACGGCGGTCGCATCGGAGTGGCCGAATCCGCACGCGGATGCCGGATACGGGTCACCCTTCCGGGAGAACCCGCACCAAGAGGTTGA